A section of the Deltaproteobacteria bacterium genome encodes:
- a CDS encoding transcriptional repressor — protein sequence MMYKKKRDSIKLTPQRIAILECLEGNKSHPSAADIYKAVSETYPMMSFATVYNTLEMLKGKGQVLELSIDSGKKRFDPNITPHHHLICMKCKAITDVHRDFMLDLPEGERCDYEIIGNHVDFYGLCPKCKQEKK from the coding sequence ATGATGTATAAAAAAAAGAGAGATTCTATAAAACTAACCCCTCAGAGGATCGCAATTCTCGAATGCCTCGAAGGGAATAAATCTCACCCCTCAGCGGCTGACATATATAAGGCGGTTTCTGAAACATATCCAATGATGTCCTTTGCAACGGTGTACAACACCCTTGAAATGTTAAAGGGAAAAGGTCAAGTTCTCGAGCTTTCCATTGATTCTGGGAAGAAGCGCTTTGATCCAAACATAACACCACACCATCATTTGATATGTATGAAATGTAAAGCGATTACTGATGTTCATCGTGATTTTATGCTCGATTTGCCGGAAGGCGAAAGGTGTGATTATGAGATAATAGGAAACCATGTCGATTTTTATGGGCTTTGCCCAAAGTGTAAACAGGAAAAGAAGTGA